A window of the Streptomyces sp. NBC_00250 genome harbors these coding sequences:
- a CDS encoding MMPL family transporter has translation MATFLSRLGRLAFRRRGVTLLLWLLIFGGMGFAASSAPAPPADTFSMPGTESQEAFDLLTEKFPDASVDGASARVVVRAPEGAKITTPSTRTTVERLVAELGTSSPQVVGVADPYESPAVSISEDETTAYMVVTYKVPAMEVDDKAHDALDAATEQAREAGLTVEAGGDAVKIEQAMGGTGEQIGILISAIVLVLTFGSMIAAGMPLITALIGVGIGISGITALGSTLGLSGTTSTLAMMIGLAVGIDYALFIVSRFRAERAEGRTPEEAAGRAVGTAGSAVVFAGLTVIVALAGLAVVNIPMLTKMGLAAAGTVAVSVLVAITLVPALLGFAPVKVMARKGRLRYAVKPLSDRKQRRAAKHEAKLAGKTGPNLGSRWASYVLRHPVVVLLVGVIGLGTIAVPAMNLELGLPGEGQMSTQTTQRKAYDLLSESFGPGFNGPLMVTVQAEDAKAAGAEIGKALAKTDGVAAVSPATANKTGDTAILNVVPESGPTEKRTEELVHALRDTADDLEKSTASRILVTGQTAMFIDFSQTLDDALLPYLGLVVGLAFLLLMVVFRSVLVPLKAALGFLLSVAAALGAVVAVFQWGWLADVFGIDAPGPIMSTMPIFMIGVVFGLAMDYEVFLVSRMRESYAHGARPAQAVVDGFRYGGRVVGAAAVIMMSVFSGFIVEDNDFVKMIGFALAIAVLFDAFVVRMAIVPALFALLGKSAWWLPKWLDRILPRVDVEGEKLGRVEETPRSHQERTLVG, from the coding sequence GTGGCTACGTTCCTTTCCAGACTGGGCCGCCTCGCCTTCCGCCGCCGGGGGGTGACCCTGCTGCTCTGGCTGCTGATCTTCGGCGGCATGGGCTTCGCCGCCTCGTCCGCACCGGCGCCGCCCGCCGACACCTTCTCGATGCCGGGCACCGAATCGCAGGAGGCCTTCGACCTGCTGACCGAGAAGTTCCCGGACGCGAGCGTCGACGGCGCCAGTGCCCGGGTCGTCGTCCGGGCCCCCGAAGGCGCGAAGATCACGACGCCCTCGACGCGGACCACGGTCGAACGCCTCGTCGCCGAGCTGGGGACCTCGTCCCCACAGGTGGTGGGCGTCGCAGACCCGTACGAGTCCCCCGCCGTCAGCATCAGCGAGGACGAGACGACCGCCTACATGGTGGTGACGTACAAGGTCCCCGCGATGGAGGTCGACGACAAGGCGCACGACGCCCTCGACGCGGCCACCGAGCAGGCCCGCGAGGCGGGTCTCACCGTCGAGGCCGGCGGTGACGCGGTCAAGATCGAGCAGGCCATGGGCGGCACCGGCGAGCAGATCGGCATCCTGATCTCCGCGATCGTCCTCGTCCTGACCTTCGGCTCGATGATCGCGGCCGGAATGCCGCTGATCACCGCGCTGATCGGCGTCGGCATCGGCATCTCGGGCATCACGGCGCTCGGCTCCACGCTGGGCCTGTCCGGCACCACCTCGACCCTCGCGATGATGATCGGCCTCGCGGTCGGCATCGACTACGCGCTGTTCATCGTGTCCCGTTTCCGCGCCGAGCGGGCCGAGGGACGTACCCCCGAGGAAGCCGCGGGACGGGCGGTCGGCACCGCGGGCTCGGCCGTCGTCTTCGCCGGTCTCACGGTCATCGTCGCCCTCGCCGGGCTCGCCGTGGTGAACATCCCGATGCTCACCAAGATGGGCCTCGCCGCGGCCGGCACCGTCGCCGTCTCCGTACTCGTGGCGATCACCCTGGTCCCCGCGCTCCTCGGCTTCGCACCGGTCAAGGTGATGGCCCGCAAGGGGCGCCTGCGGTACGCCGTGAAGCCGCTGTCGGACCGCAAGCAGCGCAGGGCCGCCAAGCACGAGGCGAAGCTCGCCGGGAAGACCGGGCCCAACCTGGGCTCGCGCTGGGCGAGTTACGTGCTGCGTCACCCCGTGGTCGTCCTGCTCGTCGGGGTGATCGGCCTCGGCACGATCGCCGTACCGGCCATGAACCTGGAGCTCGGCCTGCCGGGCGAGGGCCAGATGTCGACGCAGACCACCCAGCGCAAGGCGTACGACCTGCTGTCGGAGTCCTTCGGGCCCGGGTTCAACGGCCCCCTGATGGTCACCGTGCAGGCCGAGGACGCCAAGGCCGCCGGCGCCGAGATCGGCAAGGCCCTCGCGAAGACGGACGGCGTGGCCGCGGTCTCCCCGGCCACCGCCAACAAGACGGGCGACACCGCGATCCTCAACGTCGTCCCGGAGAGCGGCCCGACGGAGAAGAGGACCGAGGAACTGGTCCACGCCCTCCGCGACACCGCCGACGACCTGGAGAAGAGCACCGCGTCGCGGATCCTCGTGACCGGCCAGACGGCCATGTTCATCGACTTCTCCCAGACCCTCGACGACGCGCTCCTGCCCTACCTGGGCCTGGTCGTGGGCCTCGCCTTCCTGCTTCTGATGGTGGTCTTCCGCTCGGTCCTGGTCCCGCTCAAGGCCGCCCTCGGCTTCCTGCTCTCGGTGGCCGCGGCCCTCGGTGCCGTCGTCGCGGTCTTCCAGTGGGGCTGGCTCGCCGATGTCTTCGGCATCGACGCTCCCGGCCCGATCATGAGCACGATGCCGATCTTCATGATCGGCGTGGTCTTCGGCCTCGCGATGGACTACGAGGTCTTCCTGGTCAGCCGGATGCGCGAGTCGTACGCCCACGGGGCACGCCCGGCCCAGGCGGTCGTCGACGGCTTCCGCTACGGCGGCCGGGTGGTCGGCGCGGCCGCGGTCATCATGATGAGCGTCTTCTCCGGCTTCATCGTGGAGGACAACGACTTCGTCAAGATGATCGGCTTCGCCCTCGCGATCGCCGTCCTCTTCGACGCCTTCGTCGTCCGCATGGCGATCGTGCCCGCGCTCTTCGCCCTGCTCGGCAAGTCCGCCTGGTGGCTGCCGAAGTGGCTGGACCGGATCCTGCCGCGGGTGGACGTCGAGGGCGAGAAGCTCGGCCGGGTGGAGGAGACTCCGCGCTCGCACCAGGAGCGCACCCTGGTCGGCTGA
- a CDS encoding DUF4097 family beta strand repeat-containing protein gives MPTFETPEALTATVEVEIGRVRIIAGKRTDTVVEVTPSDPGDKLDVQAAADTKVTCAAGKLLVKGPKKRSLFGKVGAVDVTVELPAGSDLTGSTGLGELIGEGLFGNCRLTTAAGDIQLEEAADVRLKTSHGDILVARTTGEAEIHGSGRVQVGRISGAATVRNLNGETVIGEIGGELRVNSSNGPIRVGQAESSVTARTASGAIRLEHVVRGRITLDSSAGGLEIGIAEGTAAWLDVRSTAGRVRNELGTTDGPGQSEETVEVRGRTSVGDIVIRRA, from the coding sequence ATGCCCACGTTCGAAACCCCCGAAGCCCTCACCGCCACCGTCGAGGTCGAGATCGGGCGCGTCCGGATCATCGCCGGCAAGCGCACCGACACCGTGGTCGAGGTGACACCGAGCGACCCCGGCGACAAGCTCGACGTCCAGGCCGCCGCGGACACCAAGGTCACCTGCGCCGCCGGGAAGCTGCTGGTCAAGGGCCCCAAGAAGCGTTCGCTCTTCGGCAAGGTCGGCGCGGTCGACGTGACCGTCGAGCTCCCCGCGGGCTCGGACCTGACGGGCAGCACGGGCCTCGGCGAGCTGATCGGCGAGGGCCTGTTCGGGAACTGCCGCCTCACGACCGCCGCCGGCGACATCCAGCTGGAAGAGGCCGCGGACGTACGGCTGAAGACCTCGCACGGCGACATCCTGGTGGCCCGTACGACGGGTGAGGCCGAGATCCACGGGTCGGGCCGCGTGCAGGTCGGCCGGATCAGCGGTGCGGCGACCGTCAGGAACCTCAACGGCGAGACCGTGATCGGCGAGATCGGCGGGGAGCTGCGGGTGAACTCCTCGAACGGACCCATCCGTGTCGGGCAGGCGGAGTCCTCGGTCACCGCCAGGACCGCCAGTGGCGCCATCCGCCTCGAACACGTCGTACGCGGCAGGATCACGCTGGACTCCTCCGCCGGGGGCCTCGAAATCGGCATCGCCGAGGGGACCGCGGCCTGGCTCGACGTACGGTCCACGGCCGGGCGCGTCCGCAACGAGCTGGGCACGACGGACGGCCCGGGCCAGTCCGAGGAGACGGTCGAGGTCCGCGGCCGCACGAGCGTCGGCGACATCGTCATCCGCCGCGCGTAA
- a CDS encoding AMIN-like domain-containing (lipo)protein gives MRNSRRTWARIASPLAALAVASVLALPQASAATAVEAGTAVEAGSASVSATCSDTCVLGTRAATHTGYDRLVFDLSSSPRVTTTTNTTGAYVPNSGKTEYLEIKGTSYLFITMERAHLYDDAGNLAFTSPALQALNLPSVKGVQVLGEFEGRVEFGITLGPSTSHQVFQLTQPNRLVVDVYR, from the coding sequence ATGCGCAATTCACGCCGTACGTGGGCCCGCATCGCCTCGCCCCTCGCCGCCCTGGCAGTCGCCTCGGTGCTCGCCCTGCCCCAGGCATCCGCCGCGACCGCGGTCGAAGCCGGGACCGCGGTCGAAGCGGGGAGCGCGAGCGTGTCCGCCACGTGCTCCGACACCTGTGTCCTGGGGACGCGCGCCGCGACGCACACCGGCTACGACCGGCTCGTGTTCGACCTGTCGTCGAGCCCCCGGGTCACGACGACGACGAACACGACGGGCGCATACGTCCCGAACAGCGGCAAGACGGAGTACCTGGAGATCAAGGGCACGTCGTACCTGTTCATCACGATGGAGCGGGCCCACCTCTACGACGACGCCGGGAACCTGGCCTTCACCAGCCCGGCCCTGCAGGCGCTGAACCTCCCCTCGGTCAAGGGCGTACAGGTCCTGGGCGAGTTCGAGGGCCGCGTCGAGTTCGGCATCACGCTCGGGCCGTCGACGAGCCACCAGGTGTTCCAGCTGACCCAGCCGAACCGCCTGGTCGTCGACGTCTACCGCTGA
- a CDS encoding NocE, producing MVLSTAVALVAALPAQAMAADPVRPGKSAQGWSADSAAKGGDGPEGAIPAQRRASVQGSGYAASKDVAWTTSGDAEGFHLLVADAANGYEWKTAATLSEPGFDADAWIGNACVTESGKRAAVAYAPRTFTNKPELMVRGAFTAVVDLETGQVTKLPHQASLAYFSPGCGEGEDAVFSQLSYDGDKKTGTRLITVDAVAGKTGKPLLLDGQVTSAVPTTQGIVAAEGGRLVRVGKDGKRKTIARTHGVPFQLRADKDGGVTFIERTPGPAAAKTSSEGDSRARRVTAGQIKSGGATPATLVSGALTQWDLASSADGTVYVTGKAKSLGALPGSVRNRGDLAKDARISTRGEAAVGSAWAPGRNSPLIAADEGEARPVRTELRLMGTGKTEVLEAVPGGKPLGNMKQRSSGNAMSPALPGGGSASSTPKASKTDPSSKTAGSSKTAASSKTSATASVAAGSPSDPVESERTCAVPRNDIRKQAFQPTPRQVEWAVDQAVAGTLNKQVSRPANWKNMGMPAYQPQSLFPLDLMYGDTNGIPDRVADWHIPSQVLLGITAQESNMWQATRFAVPGVTANSLIGNYYGVKYSADGSQADPWSINWAKADCGYGITQVTDGMRVSDQGVKLSKTQQEAIALDYTANIAAGANILVEKWNQTAKAGLTVNNGHPKWIENWFFALWAYNAGFYEKGGDPSGGDDHWGVGFTNNPANPLWKFNRTPFLEKADGSDDYSHAANPQHWPYQEKVIGWAARPIAALFTPGDIKAGYVAAWWNSNSDRTRVKPPLDLFCTMENNDCYSGRIGENDSNDPGQGACTLDYGNSDSNPHWLHCWWNTSVQWKDCVLLAQCGNAVHRFNDTYPEQPDVNSYPPQCGLGSLPLGAQIVEDIPYGATPAGSTARTCGGSTSAGTFDFQFTDWQGTYPGKMDLHQIGAGDNNHFWFSHTRDSSTYDGARLLITGKWTLNESNIGWSRVLVHMPDHGAHTRQAAYVVGGTDSTSKVRVVPQRTRENRWVSLGVFNFTGRPTVSLSTHTGDGGNGEDVAWDSVAFQKLPGKPKDQIVAMGDSFSSGEGASEGNANYYKETNYRDSQDETTRNACHRSDKAWSRQSKARTGAFESIGEQADRWDPAMDYHLIACSGARTYNVLRDPENGELAQIQKGYLDQNTTMVTMSIGGNDSRFTFVVQKCLLAFGSGSCQDKPFDDHNPQIDRDVDGNGTIETNRDGPYQGVPMSTALPQLISQVVKTDILAAVELIHKKAPNAKILLMGYPKLISNDASCLRLGPLGLSKESNDWLNTVAAHLTSEMRDVGVIGRSKGIDIRFSDPTWAFEGKGVCGNPEKIHGMVKTLVESDNTIKDWPLLKSYGLSAQSFHPKIAGARAYADAMEATIDGW from the coding sequence GTGGTGCTCTCCACCGCGGTGGCGCTGGTGGCGGCACTTCCCGCGCAGGCCATGGCCGCGGATCCGGTACGGCCGGGCAAGTCGGCGCAGGGCTGGTCGGCGGACTCGGCGGCGAAGGGCGGTGACGGGCCCGAGGGCGCGATTCCGGCCCAGCGCCGCGCGTCGGTACAGGGAAGCGGATACGCCGCTTCCAAGGACGTCGCCTGGACCACGTCCGGTGACGCGGAGGGGTTCCACCTCCTGGTCGCGGACGCGGCGAACGGTTACGAGTGGAAGACCGCTGCCACCCTGTCCGAGCCGGGGTTCGACGCGGACGCCTGGATCGGGAACGCCTGCGTGACCGAGTCGGGCAAGCGGGCCGCGGTGGCCTACGCGCCCCGCACGTTCACCAACAAGCCCGAGCTGATGGTGCGAGGGGCGTTCACCGCCGTCGTGGACCTGGAGACGGGGCAGGTCACGAAGCTTCCCCACCAGGCGTCCCTGGCGTACTTCTCGCCCGGTTGCGGTGAGGGCGAGGACGCGGTCTTCAGTCAGCTGTCCTACGACGGGGACAAGAAGACCGGCACCCGGCTCATCACGGTCGACGCGGTCGCCGGCAAGACCGGAAAGCCGCTCCTGCTCGACGGGCAGGTGACCTCCGCCGTACCGACCACGCAGGGCATCGTCGCGGCCGAGGGCGGCCGGCTGGTCCGGGTCGGCAAGGACGGGAAGCGGAAGACGATCGCGCGGACGCACGGCGTTCCCTTCCAGCTCCGGGCCGACAAGGACGGGGGAGTCACGTTCATCGAGCGGACCCCCGGTCCCGCGGCGGCGAAGACCTCGTCCGAGGGCGACAGCCGCGCCCGCCGGGTGACCGCCGGGCAGATCAAGAGCGGCGGCGCCACGCCGGCGACGCTGGTCAGCGGCGCCCTCACCCAGTGGGACCTCGCGTCCTCGGCCGACGGCACCGTGTACGTCACCGGCAAGGCGAAGTCGCTGGGCGCGCTGCCGGGAAGCGTCAGGAACCGGGGTGACCTGGCGAAGGACGCCCGGATCTCCACGCGCGGCGAAGCCGCCGTCGGGTCGGCCTGGGCGCCGGGGAGGAACTCCCCCCTCATCGCCGCCGACGAGGGCGAGGCCCGCCCGGTCCGGACCGAGCTGCGTCTGATGGGCACCGGGAAGACCGAGGTCCTGGAGGCGGTGCCGGGCGGCAAGCCGCTGGGCAACATGAAGCAGCGGTCCTCGGGGAACGCCATGTCCCCGGCGCTGCCCGGTGGCGGAAGCGCGTCGAGCACGCCGAAGGCGTCGAAGACGGACCCGTCGTCCAAGACGGCCGGCTCGTCGAAGACAGCGGCGTCGTCGAAGACGTCGGCCACGGCGTCGGTTGCGGCCGGTTCGCCCTCCGACCCGGTCGAGTCCGAGCGGACCTGCGCCGTGCCCCGCAACGACATCCGCAAGCAGGCCTTCCAGCCGACTCCCCGCCAGGTGGAGTGGGCGGTGGACCAGGCGGTCGCCGGGACGCTGAACAAGCAGGTCTCGCGGCCGGCGAACTGGAAGAACATGGGCATGCCGGCCTACCAGCCGCAGTCGCTCTTCCCGCTTGACCTGATGTACGGGGACACCAACGGCATCCCGGACCGCGTGGCCGACTGGCACATCCCGTCGCAGGTCCTGCTCGGCATCACCGCGCAGGAATCCAACATGTGGCAGGCCACCCGCTTCGCCGTTCCGGGCGTGACCGCCAACTCCCTGATCGGCAACTACTACGGAGTCAAGTACTCCGCGGACGGTTCGCAGGCCGACCCCTGGTCGATCAACTGGGCCAAGGCCGACTGCGGTTACGGCATCACCCAGGTCACCGACGGCATGCGGGTCTCCGACCAGGGCGTCAAGCTCAGCAAGACGCAGCAGGAGGCCATCGCGCTCGACTACACGGCGAACATCGCCGCCGGCGCGAACATCCTCGTCGAGAAGTGGAACCAGACGGCGAAGGCCGGGCTGACCGTCAACAACGGACACCCGAAGTGGATCGAGAACTGGTTCTTCGCCCTCTGGGCCTACAACGCGGGCTTCTACGAGAAGGGCGGCGACCCCTCCGGCGGCGACGATCACTGGGGTGTCGGCTTCACCAACAACCCGGCCAACCCGCTGTGGAAGTTCAACCGCACCCCGTTCCTGGAGAAGGCGGACGGCAGCGACGACTACTCCCACGCCGCGAACCCGCAGCACTGGCCGTACCAGGAGAAGGTGATCGGCTGGGCCGCCCGCCCCATCGCCGCGCTCTTCACGCCGGGTGACATCAAGGCCGGTTACGTGGCGGCGTGGTGGAACAGCAACTCGGACCGTACGCGCGTCAAGCCGCCGCTCGACCTGTTCTGCACCATGGAGAACAACGACTGCTACTCGGGCCGCATCGGCGAGAACGACTCCAACGACCCGGGCCAGGGTGCCTGCACCCTCGACTACGGGAACTCGGACAGCAACCCGCACTGGCTGCACTGTTGGTGGAACACCTCGGTGCAGTGGAAGGACTGCGTCCTCTTGGCGCAGTGCGGAAACGCGGTGCACCGGTTCAACGACACCTATCCGGAACAGCCGGACGTCAACTCGTATCCGCCCCAATGCGGTCTGGGCTCCCTGCCCCTCGGGGCGCAGATCGTCGAGGACATCCCCTACGGCGCCACGCCGGCCGGCAGTACGGCGAGAACGTGCGGCGGCTCCACCTCCGCGGGAACCTTCGACTTCCAGTTCACCGACTGGCAGGGCACCTATCCCGGCAAGATGGACCTGCACCAGATCGGGGCCGGTGACAACAACCACTTCTGGTTCTCCCACACCAGGGACAGCTCCACGTACGACGGCGCCCGGCTGCTGATCACCGGCAAGTGGACCCTGAACGAGTCGAACATCGGCTGGTCCCGGGTCCTGGTGCACATGCCCGACCACGGCGCGCACACCCGTCAGGCGGCGTACGTCGTGGGCGGAACGGACTCCACGTCGAAGGTTCGCGTGGTCCCGCAGCGCACCCGTGAGAACCGCTGGGTGAGCCTGGGAGTCTTCAACTTCACCGGCAGGCCGACGGTCTCCCTCTCGACCCACACCGGGGACGGCGGCAACGGCGAGGACGTGGCCTGGGACTCCGTCGCGTTCCAGAAGCTGCCGGGCAAGCCCAAGGACCAGATCGTGGCCATGGGCGACTCCTTCTCCTCGGGAGAGGGCGCCTCCGAAGGCAACGCGAACTACTACAAGGAGACCAACTACCGGGACTCCCAGGACGAGACGACCCGCAACGCCTGTCACCGCTCGGACAAGGCGTGGTCGCGCCAGTCCAAGGCGAGGACGGGGGCGTTCGAGTCGATCGGTGAGCAGGCGGACCGCTGGGACCCGGCCATGGACTACCACCTGATCGCCTGCTCGGGTGCCCGTACGTACAACGTCCTGAGGGACCCGGAGAACGGCGAACTGGCCCAGATCCAGAAGGGGTACCTGGACCAGAACACCACCATGGTCACGATGTCCATCGGAGGCAACGACTCACGGTTCACGTTCGTCGTCCAGAAGTGCCTCCTGGCCTTCGGCTCGGGCAGTTGCCAGGACAAGCCGTTCGACGACCACAACCCGCAGATCGACCGGGACGTGGACGGGAACGGCACCATCGAGACGAACAGGGACGGGCCGTACCAGGGAGTTCCGATGAGCACGGCGCTGCCGCAGCTGATCTCCCAGGTCGTGAAGACGGACATCCTCGCCGCCGTCGAGCTGATCCACAAGAAGGCGCCCAACGCCAAGATCCTGCTCATGGGTTACCCGAAGCTGATCTCCAACGACGCGAGCTGTCTGCGGCTCGGGCCGCTCGGCCTGTCTAAGGAGTCCAACGACTGGCTCAACACGGTGGCCGCGCACCTCACCAGCGAGATGCGGGACGTCGGCGTGATCGGCCGGAGCAAGGGGATCGACATCCGGTTCTCGGACCCCACCTGGGCCTTCGAGGGCAAGGGCGTGTGCGGGAACCCGGAGAAGATCCACGGCATGGTCAAGACCCTGGTCGAGAGCGACAACACGATCAAGGACTGGCCGCTCCTGAAGTCCTACGGCCTTTCGGCGCAGTCCTTCCACCCGAAGATCGCCGGCGCACGGGCGTACGCCGACGCCATGGAGGCGACGATCGACGGATGGTAG
- a CDS encoding MFS transporter, with the protein MTIQALTAPEATPDATKPLRKNRDFTLLWSGQTVSQLGTSVSVLAFPLLVLSLNGSAVQAGALGTLQAVIRVAFQLPAGALADRWNRKRVMQVCDAGRAVLFAGLATAILLGRAPLAVIFAVAGAAAVLDVLFGAAETSIVSQLVPRSQLPEAFAKNEARAYGASLAGPPLGGFLYALGRSVPFLFDALSYLLSLLAVSFIRRPAHPTEEETGKTSLRHDMLEGLRHVVASPFLRAVILMAAPVNFALTGAQFSAVLILTDAGHSPRALGIAQGCIAVGGLLGALFAARVQRLLPFHRLLVVALAVLPALLTASTVLNGSLAMVAPLATGLFLAPAVNSILFGRIAATTPARLQGRVISVVALSATAAASLAPIVVGTVVEHNGGTAAMTTVLAAACLSLVAALLNRRTLRDNQDVR; encoded by the coding sequence ATGACCATCCAGGCACTGACCGCGCCGGAGGCGACGCCCGACGCGACGAAGCCCTTGCGGAAGAACAGGGACTTCACGCTGCTGTGGAGCGGCCAGACCGTCTCCCAGCTCGGCACCTCGGTCTCCGTCCTGGCCTTCCCCCTGCTCGTCCTCTCCCTGAACGGCTCCGCCGTGCAGGCGGGCGCACTCGGCACCCTCCAGGCGGTCATCCGCGTCGCCTTCCAGCTGCCCGCCGGCGCGTTGGCCGACCGCTGGAACAGGAAGCGCGTCATGCAGGTCTGCGACGCGGGCCGCGCCGTCCTCTTCGCCGGCCTGGCCACGGCGATCCTGCTCGGCCGGGCACCGCTCGCGGTGATCTTCGCGGTCGCGGGCGCCGCCGCGGTCCTGGACGTGCTGTTCGGCGCGGCCGAGACGTCGATCGTCAGCCAGCTCGTACCGCGGTCGCAGCTCCCGGAGGCCTTCGCCAAGAACGAGGCCCGCGCCTACGGAGCCTCCCTGGCCGGTCCCCCGCTGGGCGGCTTCCTCTATGCGCTCGGCCGCTCGGTCCCGTTCCTCTTCGACGCCCTGAGCTATCTGCTCTCCCTCCTCGCGGTCTCGTTCATCCGCAGGCCCGCCCACCCCACGGAGGAGGAGACCGGGAAGACCTCGCTCCGGCACGACATGCTGGAAGGCCTCCGCCATGTCGTCGCGAGCCCCTTCCTCCGGGCGGTGATCCTGATGGCGGCGCCGGTCAACTTCGCCCTCACCGGCGCCCAGTTCTCGGCCGTCCTGATCCTCACCGACGCGGGCCACAGCCCCCGGGCGCTCGGCATCGCGCAGGGCTGCATCGCGGTCGGCGGTCTCCTCGGCGCCCTCTTCGCCGCCCGCGTCCAGCGGCTCCTGCCCTTCCACCGCCTGCTGGTCGTGGCCCTGGCCGTGCTGCCCGCACTGCTCACGGCGAGCACCGTCCTGAACGGCAGCCTGGCGATGGTGGCCCCGCTGGCCACGGGCCTGTTCCTGGCGCCCGCCGTCAACTCGATCCTCTTCGGCCGGATCGCCGCGACCACCCCGGCCCGCCTCCAGGGCCGCGTCATCAGCGTCGTCGCCCTCTCGGCCACCGCCGCCGCCTCGCTGGCCCCGATCGTCGTCGGCACGGTCGTGGAGCACAACGGCGGCACGGCGGCCATGACCACGGTCCTCGCGGCCGCCTGTCTCTCCCTCGTGGCGGCCCTCCTGAACCGCCGGACCCTCCGCGACAACCAGGACGTTCGCTGA
- a CDS encoding winged helix-turn-helix domain-containing protein, with product MEQPNEAPRKDPRTSEPSEISEASGGDDHAPRRLTDPASMRALSHPVRLALIEVLTLHGALTATQAGELIGETPTTCSFHLRQLAKYGFVEEAGPMPGRSRPWRITRLGWSTENDAPADAAVAARHLGELTLERQLDRHRAHERDAHRAHTVWWATPDEAAELQGEIDELVMRYRDRLQDPSKRPEDAEAIEVVILTHPFA from the coding sequence ATGGAGCAGCCGAACGAAGCCCCCCGCAAGGACCCCAGGACCTCCGAGCCCTCCGAGATCTCCGAGGCATCCGGAGGTGACGACCACGCCCCCCGCCGCCTGACCGACCCCGCCTCCATGCGGGCGCTCTCCCACCCGGTCCGCCTCGCCCTCATCGAAGTCCTCACCCTTCACGGGGCACTGACGGCCACTCAGGCGGGCGAGCTGATCGGCGAGACCCCCACCACCTGCTCCTTCCACCTCCGCCAGCTCGCCAAGTACGGCTTCGTCGAGGAGGCCGGCCCCATGCCGGGGCGCTCGCGCCCCTGGCGCATCACACGGCTCGGCTGGTCCACGGAGAACGACGCCCCCGCCGACGCCGCCGTCGCGGCCCGACACCTCGGCGAACTGACCCTGGAACGCCAGCTGGACCGGCACCGGGCGCACGAGCGCGACGCCCACCGCGCCCACACCGTCTGGTGGGCCACCCCCGACGAGGCGGCCGAACTCCAGGGCGAGATCGACGAGTTGGTGATGCGCTACCGGGACAGGCTCCAGGACCCGTCGAAGCGCCCCGAGGACGCGGAAGCGATCGAAGTGGTGATCCTCACCCACCCGTTCGCCTGA